A single Xiphias gladius isolate SHS-SW01 ecotype Sanya breed wild chromosome 22, ASM1685928v1, whole genome shotgun sequence DNA region contains:
- the LOC120784136 gene encoding cytochrome c oxidase subunit 6B1 → MAETIEEKLKNYRTAPFDARFPNTNQTRNCYQNYLDFHRCNKALTAKGQDLTPCQWYMRVYKSLCPMSWVAKWDEQIENGSFPGRI, encoded by the exons ATGGCTGAGACTATTGAGGAGAAGCTGAAGAACTACAGGACTGCTCCATTTGACGCCCGATTCCCTAACACCAACCAGACCCGCAACTGTTACCAGAATTACCTGG ACTTTCACAGGTGCAACAAGGCCCTGACAGCCAAAGGCCAGGATCTTACTCCCTGTCAATGGTACATGAGGGTTTACAAGAGCCTCTGTCCCATGAGCTGG GTTGCTAAGTGGGACGAGCAGATAGAAAATGGATCTTTCCCAGGGAGGATCTGA